A stretch of Catenulispora sp. GP43 DNA encodes these proteins:
- the trpB gene encoding tryptophan synthase subunit beta, which yields MSDQPDPHSSSDPRAEIISAYAATAAMPDDAGHFPTDDALFGGRFMPEALMAVLKEVTEAYETSKTDPEFHREFADLLLSYANRPSLLTEARNLSARAGARILLKREDLNHTGSHKINNVLGQALLAKRMGKTRLIAETGAGQHGVATATAAALLGLDCVVYMGAEDTKRQALNVARMRMLGAEVVPVAIGSQTLKDAINEALRDWVASADTTYYLLGTAAGPHPFPAMVRDFARVIGVEARRQTLELTGALPDAVCACVGGGSNAIGVFHAFVPDESVKLYGFEAGGSGVATGLHAASITGGSVGVLHGTRTYLLQDENGQTKESHSISAGLDYPAVGPEHAWLHATGRAVYEPVDDAEAMDAFRVLCETEGIIPAIESAHALAGALRIAPRLAEELGREPVIVVNLSGRGDKDMHTAAAYFGVDFDDDGHSEGGEL from the coding sequence ATGTCTGATCAGCCAGATCCGCATTCATCGTCAGACCCTCGCGCCGAGATCATCTCCGCGTACGCGGCCACGGCCGCGATGCCCGACGACGCCGGGCACTTCCCCACCGACGACGCCCTGTTCGGCGGCCGCTTCATGCCCGAGGCGCTGATGGCCGTCCTGAAGGAGGTCACCGAGGCCTACGAGACCTCGAAGACCGACCCGGAGTTCCACCGGGAGTTCGCCGACCTCCTGCTGTCCTACGCGAACCGCCCGAGCCTGCTCACCGAGGCCCGCAACCTCTCGGCGCGCGCCGGGGCCCGCATCCTGCTCAAGCGCGAGGACCTGAACCACACCGGCTCGCACAAGATCAACAACGTGCTGGGCCAGGCCCTGCTGGCCAAGCGCATGGGCAAGACCCGGCTCATCGCCGAGACCGGCGCCGGCCAGCACGGCGTGGCCACCGCGACCGCCGCGGCGCTGCTGGGCTTGGACTGCGTCGTCTACATGGGCGCCGAGGACACCAAGCGGCAGGCGCTGAACGTGGCGCGGATGCGCATGCTCGGCGCCGAGGTGGTGCCGGTCGCGATCGGCTCGCAGACCCTGAAGGACGCGATCAACGAGGCCCTGCGCGACTGGGTCGCCAGCGCCGACACCACCTACTACCTGCTCGGCACCGCCGCCGGTCCGCATCCGTTCCCGGCGATGGTCCGCGACTTCGCCCGGGTCATCGGCGTGGAGGCGCGCCGGCAGACCCTGGAGCTCACCGGCGCGCTGCCGGACGCGGTGTGCGCCTGTGTCGGCGGCGGCTCCAACGCGATCGGCGTGTTCCACGCCTTCGTGCCGGACGAGTCCGTGAAGCTGTACGGCTTCGAGGCCGGCGGCTCCGGCGTGGCCACCGGCCTGCACGCGGCCTCCATCACCGGCGGCTCGGTCGGCGTCCTGCACGGCACCCGCACCTACCTGCTCCAGGACGAGAACGGCCAGACCAAGGAGAGCCACAGCATCTCCGCGGGCCTGGACTACCCGGCCGTCGGGCCGGAGCACGCCTGGCTGCACGCCACCGGCCGCGCCGTCTACGAGCCCGTGGACGACGCCGAGGCGATGGACGCCTTCCGCGTCCTGTGCGAGACCGAGGGCATCATCCCGGCCATCGAGTCCGCGCACGCGCTGGCCGGCGCCCTGCGCATCGCGCCGCGGCTCGCGGAGGAGCTCGGGCGCGAACCGGTGATCGTGGTGAACCTCTCCGGCCGTGGCGACAAGGACATGCACACGGCGGCGGCGTACTTTGGTGTCGACTTTGACGACGATGGGCACAGCGAGGGGGGAGAGCTGTGA
- a CDS encoding DsbA family protein: MTTSGGSGPRRTGRERAAEARRQQAAAERRRKQLVVGGVTLAVIALAVLIGVLVQNNKSANSKNARNAYGAGQPFAAPSGVAPSPGTPADPGAIVFGKPDAKVTVEVDEDVRCPFCKEAESFFGATNKEYADAGKIQVHYRLVDLIDRNGGGQGSLVGGATLACAADVGQTEFIAFHDLIYKNQPDETTDTYGSVDYMLNLASQVPNLRSATFDKCATSGKYAQWIKDNYTWLNTKLGGNVGTPDIYIDGTPFPLKDPNAVPGTQQTADYKAALDAAVAKQG; encoded by the coding sequence ATGACGACCTCTGGCGGCAGCGGCCCGCGACGCACCGGACGGGAGCGCGCCGCCGAGGCGCGCCGCCAGCAGGCCGCCGCCGAGCGGCGCCGCAAGCAGCTGGTCGTCGGCGGTGTGACGCTCGCGGTGATCGCGCTGGCCGTGCTGATCGGCGTGCTGGTGCAGAACAACAAGTCGGCCAACAGCAAGAACGCGCGCAACGCCTACGGAGCCGGCCAGCCCTTCGCCGCGCCCTCCGGCGTCGCCCCGAGCCCGGGGACCCCCGCGGACCCCGGCGCGATCGTCTTCGGCAAGCCCGACGCCAAGGTCACCGTCGAGGTGGACGAGGACGTCCGCTGCCCGTTCTGCAAAGAGGCCGAGTCGTTCTTCGGCGCCACCAACAAGGAGTACGCCGACGCCGGCAAGATCCAGGTCCACTACCGCCTGGTCGACCTCATCGACCGCAACGGCGGCGGGCAGGGCTCGCTGGTCGGCGGGGCGACGCTGGCCTGCGCCGCGGACGTCGGCCAGACCGAGTTCATCGCCTTCCACGACCTGATCTACAAGAACCAGCCCGACGAGACCACCGACACCTACGGCAGCGTCGACTACATGCTCAACCTCGCCAGCCAGGTCCCGAACCTGCGCAGCGCCACCTTCGACAAGTGCGCGACCAGCGGCAAGTACGCGCAGTGGATCAAGGACAACTACACCTGGCTGAACACCAAGCTGGGCGGCAACGTCGGCACCCCCGACATCTACATCGACGGAACGCCGTTCCCCCTCAAGGACCCCAACGCGGTCCCGGGTACCCAGCAGACCGCCGACTACAAGGCCGCGCTCGACGCCGCCGTAGCCAAGCAGGGCTGA
- a CDS encoding MauE/DoxX family redox-associated membrane protein has product MASKAPAKGKDAPTSGGIRGFMDTYQQWISLGMRLLLAAMWLFYSLGKLGSPESNAQSVRDFKILPESLVTPFGYAQPYFEMALGILLILGLGTRLVAIFSALLLLVYIGGIISLGARGIAISCGCGGSGGLVPKGHTRYTLDVLRDLLYMVPAAWLIWKPTSKLSLERALLGDPI; this is encoded by the coding sequence ATGGCTTCCAAGGCCCCCGCCAAGGGCAAGGACGCGCCCACGTCCGGCGGCATCCGCGGCTTCATGGACACCTACCAGCAGTGGATCAGCCTCGGCATGCGGCTGCTGCTGGCGGCGATGTGGCTCTTCTACAGCCTGGGCAAGCTGGGCTCCCCGGAGAGCAACGCCCAGAGCGTGCGCGACTTCAAGATCCTGCCTGAGTCGCTGGTGACGCCCTTCGGCTACGCGCAGCCCTACTTCGAGATGGCCCTGGGCATCCTTCTCATCCTGGGCCTGGGCACCCGGCTGGTGGCGATCTTCTCCGCGCTGCTGCTGCTGGTGTACATCGGCGGGATCATCTCCCTGGGCGCCCGCGGCATCGCGATCAGCTGCGGCTGCGGCGGCAGCGGCGGCCTGGTGCCCAAGGGCCACACCCGCTACACCCTGGACGTGCTGCGAGACCTGCTCTACATGGTCCCGGCGGCGTGGCTGATCTGGAAGCCGACCTCCAAGCTCTCGCTGGAGCGCGCGCTGCTGGGCGACCCGATCTGA
- a CDS encoding MATE family efflux transporter gives MGVATAGHRRAIVALAWPVYVELLAGVVAGIIDVAWVAHLGPAPTAAVALATNLENLVLGLVLIAGAGTTVLIAARPTAEGRREAVRGGAALSAVITAAVVGGGLAFRGPVAGMFFGPGDARRDALGYLAISVPGLAVYFGQFMVDSVFKGLGDTRTPMRLAMGANALILVLDPTLIYGLGLGVRGAAIATVTGRAAMLAIAGVVVRRWVGQDRPAEILTAAPAPVASASAVAVLQVPAVATALPRRITARALAASALDVARAGAPLGTDFVVRMAGATALAAVVAGFGVAAVAAYGIGTKAMYFASMAFYAVRQAATIHSARSAPESGRRIGAAVIGVGASVGAVAAVVYAGAAPWIMAAFTGRAEVVSVGVVFLRWLALYLVPMSVVISVSGALAAGRGGNRLPAVTAVGTAVLVLLAHGLAGPFGLPGVWAAMVGSAALQCAALLVLMRVSAGRRP, from the coding sequence ATGGGCGTCGCCACTGCGGGGCACCGGCGCGCGATCGTGGCGCTGGCGTGGCCGGTGTACGTGGAACTGCTGGCCGGGGTCGTGGCCGGGATCATCGATGTGGCCTGGGTCGCGCACCTGGGTCCGGCGCCGACGGCCGCGGTCGCGCTGGCCACGAACCTGGAGAACCTGGTCCTGGGCCTGGTGCTGATCGCCGGCGCGGGCACGACGGTGCTCATCGCGGCCCGGCCGACGGCCGAAGGGCGGCGGGAGGCGGTCCGGGGCGGGGCGGCACTGTCCGCGGTGATCACCGCGGCGGTGGTCGGCGGCGGCCTGGCGTTCCGCGGGCCGGTGGCCGGAATGTTCTTCGGCCCCGGCGACGCACGGCGGGACGCGCTGGGCTACCTGGCGATCTCCGTGCCGGGGCTCGCGGTGTACTTCGGCCAGTTCATGGTGGACTCGGTCTTCAAGGGCCTCGGCGACACGCGCACCCCGATGCGGCTGGCGATGGGGGCCAACGCGCTGATCCTGGTGCTCGACCCGACGCTCATCTACGGACTCGGGCTCGGGGTGCGGGGCGCGGCGATCGCGACGGTGACCGGGCGCGCGGCGATGCTGGCGATCGCGGGGGTGGTGGTGCGACGGTGGGTCGGCCAGGACCGTCCCGCCGAAATACTCACCGCCGCGCCGGCGCCTGTCGCTTCGGCAAGTGCCGTTGCGGTGCTCCAAGTCCCGGCTGTCGCCACCGCACTCCCCCGCCGCATCACCGCCCGCGCCCTCGCCGCCTCGGCTCTCGACGTCGCCCGGGCCGGGGCGCCGCTGGGCACCGACTTCGTCGTGCGCATGGCCGGGGCGACCGCGTTGGCCGCGGTCGTGGCCGGGTTCGGGGTCGCGGCGGTGGCGGCGTACGGCATCGGGACCAAGGCCATGTACTTCGCGTCGATGGCGTTCTACGCCGTGCGGCAGGCCGCGACCATCCACTCCGCGCGCAGCGCGCCGGAGTCCGGCCGGCGGATCGGGGCGGCGGTGATCGGGGTCGGGGCCTCGGTGGGTGCGGTCGCCGCGGTGGTGTACGCCGGGGCGGCGCCATGGATCATGGCGGCGTTCACCGGGCGGGCCGAGGTGGTCTCGGTCGGGGTGGTGTTCCTGCGGTGGTTGGCGCTCTACCTGGTGCCGATGTCGGTGGTGATCAGCGTGTCCGGGGCGCTGGCCGCGGGGCGGGGCGGGAACCGGCTGCCAGCCGTGACGGCGGTCGGGACCGCGGTGCTGGTGCTGCTCGCGCACGGGCTGGCCGGGCCGTTCGGGCTGCCGGGGGTGTGGGCCGCGATGGTCGGCAGCGCGGCGCTGCAGTGCGCCGCGCTGCTCGTCCTGATGCGGGTCAGCGCAGGTAGACGGCCATGA
- a CDS encoding thioredoxin domain-containing protein, producing MSQANRVGKQNARERVLAEKIARQKAERRRKQMTIGGVVVLVVAVAGGVGIAVSAAKHNSTPYLAPAAAVVDPQAKSSKATGIHIGSDDAPVKMNVFEDFRCPVCQEVETAVEPTYRQYVEAGKLQITYHPARVIDSHNNGTGSLNGANAAACAQDQSQFMPLHDLLYANQPNEQTDPWADKSALLKIADEIPALKNSADFQACVTGGTHNGWVQANADNFNKLGLPGTPTVFIDGQQLSFTQTSADAVLQYFQGQLDAAFKKDGGKAGTPTTIPTAPTSAPSSGSSSAPSSGASSSGAPASTPPSSSGSSSSSAPTPTSSKS from the coding sequence ATGAGCCAGGCGAACCGGGTAGGGAAGCAGAACGCTCGCGAGCGGGTGTTGGCGGAGAAGATCGCCCGCCAAAAGGCTGAGCGCCGCCGCAAGCAGATGACCATCGGCGGGGTCGTCGTTCTGGTCGTCGCGGTGGCCGGCGGTGTCGGCATCGCCGTGTCGGCCGCCAAGCACAACAGCACGCCCTACCTCGCCCCGGCCGCCGCCGTGGTCGACCCGCAGGCCAAGTCCAGCAAGGCCACGGGCATCCACATCGGCTCCGACGACGCGCCGGTGAAGATGAACGTCTTCGAGGACTTCCGCTGCCCGGTCTGCCAGGAGGTCGAGACGGCCGTCGAGCCGACCTACCGGCAGTACGTCGAGGCCGGCAAGCTGCAGATCACCTACCACCCGGCGCGCGTCATCGACAGCCACAACAACGGCACCGGCTCGCTCAACGGCGCCAACGCCGCGGCCTGCGCGCAGGACCAGAGCCAGTTCATGCCGCTGCACGACCTGCTCTACGCGAACCAGCCGAACGAGCAGACCGACCCGTGGGCGGACAAGTCGGCCCTGCTGAAGATCGCCGACGAGATCCCGGCGCTGAAGAACAGCGCGGACTTCCAGGCCTGCGTGACCGGCGGTACGCACAACGGCTGGGTCCAGGCCAACGCCGACAACTTCAACAAGCTGGGCCTGCCGGGCACCCCCACGGTGTTCATCGACGGCCAGCAGCTGTCCTTCACCCAGACCAGCGCCGACGCGGTCCTGCAGTACTTCCAGGGCCAGCTGGACGCGGCGTTCAAGAAGGACGGCGGCAAGGCCGGCACCCCGACCACGATCCCGACCGCGCCGACCTCGGCGCCGTCCTCGGGCTCGTCCTCCGCGCCGTCCAGCGGGGCGAGCTCCTCCGGCGCGCCGGCCTCGACGCCGCCGTCGTCCTCGGGCAGCTCCTCCTCGTCCGCGCCCACCCCGACCTCGTCGAAGTCCTGA
- a CDS encoding phosphodiester glycosidase family protein, translating into MSAKSEELEGLRNGEPADGDARTAHGDGAGAGPAEGAEGAEGAERGQGVERAESRDDAESHDDAGPRDDAGPRDDEAAHREAEDLSATVSLPAAGHPPATGQLPGDALSETISLPGAGRAEQALGAGQAWGSGQSSGTDQVWDRPQPGPDSSGVAQDVAEETARAVAEAGSVVQDVVVETAPVQDEAAEAPFPARRRRHTPLYGRGVRVLPWKHKARLNPGQRRRRKIVVRSLWGAVLLFSGTVAWSVAGALTAPGTDTVQARLAEWGRDHGMGGAVAQLEQWQYDLNPPSKGGTVDAKQFTDLGPTTAPSSAKPSKGGSVPGKGGASTPAADVIPMQPRLPAPPGLTLESGEGEFQVAVATPSGQPVVQVARIRPDAVYTSVTADVAVIDTKHSSFVLHPGHEGGLNSIITAVPNQIDANARPNLMALFNGGFKISESHGGYYDHGITAAPLVDGAASEVIFKDGHMAVGMWGRDYSFQKNPDIVSVRQNLKLMVDGGQVVPYIDDSSVWGRADHGSAAVWRSGVGVKADGDIVWVGGNDLTAPSLARLLKDAGAVSAMQLDINLRWADFQYFPGRDGNPDNSKLYEDFLQGPNKFFVNSTKDFMAVYLR; encoded by the coding sequence GTGTCCGCGAAGAGCGAGGAGCTGGAAGGCCTGCGGAACGGTGAGCCGGCCGACGGCGACGCCCGCACGGCCCATGGGGACGGGGCGGGCGCCGGCCCGGCCGAGGGTGCCGAGGGTGCCGAGGGTGCCGAGCGTGGCCAGGGTGTCGAGCGTGCCGAGTCGCGCGACGACGCCGAGTCGCACGACGACGCCGGGCCGCGCGACGACGCCGGGCCGCGCGACGACGAGGCCGCGCACCGCGAGGCCGAGGATCTGTCCGCGACCGTTTCGCTCCCGGCGGCGGGGCATCCCCCGGCGACGGGGCAGCTCCCGGGCGACGCGCTGTCCGAGACCATCTCGTTGCCCGGGGCCGGCCGCGCCGAACAGGCATTGGGTGCAGGCCAGGCATGGGGTTCAGGCCAGTCGTCGGGCACAGACCAGGTGTGGGACCGTCCGCAGCCCGGCCCCGACTCCTCCGGGGTGGCGCAGGACGTCGCCGAGGAGACGGCCCGCGCTGTCGCCGAAGCCGGCTCTGTCGTGCAGGATGTCGTCGTGGAGACCGCCCCCGTGCAGGACGAGGCCGCCGAGGCCCCGTTCCCGGCACGGCGCCGGCGGCACACCCCGTTGTACGGCCGCGGTGTCAGGGTCCTGCCTTGGAAGCACAAGGCGCGGCTGAACCCCGGGCAGCGCCGCCGCCGCAAGATCGTGGTGCGGTCGCTGTGGGGCGCCGTGCTGCTGTTCTCCGGCACCGTCGCCTGGTCCGTGGCCGGGGCCCTGACCGCCCCGGGTACCGACACCGTGCAGGCGCGCCTGGCCGAGTGGGGCCGGGACCACGGCATGGGCGGCGCGGTGGCGCAGCTGGAGCAGTGGCAGTACGACCTGAACCCGCCGTCCAAGGGCGGGACGGTGGACGCCAAGCAGTTCACCGACCTGGGCCCGACGACCGCGCCGAGTTCGGCCAAGCCGTCCAAGGGCGGCAGCGTCCCGGGCAAGGGCGGCGCGAGCACTCCGGCCGCGGACGTGATCCCGATGCAGCCGCGCCTGCCGGCCCCGCCCGGGCTGACCCTGGAGTCCGGCGAGGGCGAGTTCCAGGTCGCGGTGGCCACGCCCAGCGGCCAGCCGGTGGTGCAGGTGGCGCGCATCCGTCCGGACGCGGTGTACACCAGCGTGACCGCCGACGTCGCGGTGATAGACACCAAGCACAGCAGCTTCGTGCTGCACCCGGGCCACGAGGGCGGGCTGAACTCGATCATCACCGCCGTCCCGAACCAGATCGACGCGAACGCCCGGCCGAACCTGATGGCGCTGTTCAACGGCGGCTTCAAGATCAGCGAGTCCCACGGCGGCTACTACGACCACGGCATCACCGCCGCGCCCCTGGTCGACGGCGCGGCCAGCGAGGTCATCTTCAAGGACGGCCACATGGCGGTCGGCATGTGGGGCCGCGACTACAGCTTCCAGAAGAATCCGGACATCGTCAGCGTCCGCCAGAACCTGAAGCTGATGGTCGACGGCGGCCAGGTCGTCCCCTACATCGACGACAGCTCCGTCTGGGGCCGCGCCGACCACGGCTCGGCGGCGGTCTGGCGCTCCGGGGTGGGCGTCAAGGCCGACGGCGACATCGTCTGGGTCGGCGGCAACGACCTGACCGCCCCCTCCCTGGCCCGCCTGCTGAAGGACGCCGGCGCGGTCAGCGCGATGCAGCTGGACATCAACCTGCGCTGGGCGGACTTCCAGTACTTCCCGGGCCGCGACGGCAACCCCGACAACTCCAAGCTCTACGAGGACTTCCTCCAGGGCCCGAACAAGTTCTTCGTGAACTCCACGAAGGACTTCATGGCCGTCTACCTGCGCTGA
- the lgt gene encoding prolipoprotein diacylglyceryl transferase, whose translation MSLTVAHQAATYLADIPSPTKAQYHLGPIPIRMYAMCILAGILVAVWLGDKRWRARGGKPQEVVDIAIWAVPFGLVGGRLYHVITTSAPYFGKDGDPVKAFYVWQGGLGIWGAIALGAVGAYIGCRRRGASLRTFADATAPGIVLAQALGRWGNWFNNELYGSHTSLPWGLNVHVMDTTTQTAVLGPDGKAELVAGGPFHPTFLYESIWCVGVAALCLWADRRFKLGHGRVFAVYVAAYTVGRFWIESLRIDDAHHFLGMRLNDWTAIIVFLGAVAYFVWSRRALPGRETTPYRTVAVAEDAGEEALTEGALVGEQAGEPEKLAEDSEPAAEEESEEPEESAERDESADPEASEEPGVAVIPAQDGKVSESSNP comes from the coding sequence ATGAGCCTCACCGTCGCCCACCAGGCCGCCACCTATCTCGCGGACATCCCGAGTCCGACCAAGGCCCAGTACCACCTGGGCCCGATCCCGATCCGGATGTACGCCATGTGCATCCTGGCGGGCATCCTCGTCGCCGTCTGGCTCGGCGACAAGCGCTGGCGCGCCCGCGGCGGCAAGCCGCAGGAGGTCGTCGACATCGCCATCTGGGCGGTGCCGTTCGGTCTGGTGGGCGGGCGTCTGTACCACGTGATCACGACCTCGGCGCCGTACTTCGGCAAGGACGGGGACCCGGTCAAGGCGTTCTACGTCTGGCAGGGGGGCCTGGGCATCTGGGGCGCCATCGCCCTGGGCGCGGTCGGCGCCTACATCGGCTGCCGCCGGCGCGGGGCGAGCCTGCGCACGTTCGCCGACGCCACGGCGCCGGGCATCGTGCTGGCCCAGGCGCTGGGCCGCTGGGGCAACTGGTTCAACAACGAGCTGTACGGCAGCCACACCAGCCTGCCGTGGGGTCTGAACGTCCACGTCATGGACACCACGACCCAGACCGCGGTGCTCGGCCCGGACGGCAAGGCCGAGCTGGTCGCCGGCGGGCCGTTCCACCCGACGTTCCTGTACGAGTCGATCTGGTGCGTGGGCGTGGCCGCGCTGTGCCTGTGGGCCGACCGGCGGTTCAAGCTCGGCCACGGCCGGGTGTTCGCGGTGTACGTCGCGGCCTACACCGTGGGCCGGTTCTGGATCGAGTCGCTGCGCATCGACGACGCGCACCACTTCCTGGGCATGCGCCTGAACGACTGGACCGCGATCATCGTGTTCCTCGGCGCGGTCGCGTACTTCGTGTGGTCCCGGCGGGCCCTGCCCGGGCGCGAGACGACGCCGTACCGCACGGTCGCGGTCGCCGAAGACGCAGGTGAGGAAGCCCTTACTGAGGGTGCCCTTGTTGGCGAACAGGCTGGCGAACCTGAAAAACTGGCTGAGGACTCCGAGCCGGCCGCCGAAGAAGAATCAGAAGAACCTGAAGAATCGGCAGAACGCGACGAATCAGCAGACCCCGAAGCATCGGAAGAACCCGGTGTCGCTGTGATTCCGGCGCAAGACGGCAAGGTGAGCGAGTCCTCGAACCCGTAA
- a CDS encoding VIT1/CCC1 transporter family protein encodes MNHPDVSVLTTDPTTDSTEDAATGSGDSGSGDSGSGPADRSHPAYQGPSIPKNHHRDVNGGWLRPAVFGVTDGLVSNFSLIAGMAGGDAAHKTIVLTGLAGLVAGACSMAAGEFISVASQTEVTQAEIEMERLELARRPAAEMRELAEFLTERGLDPDLALEAARQIHRDPDQALIVHVQEELGVDPTDLPSPVVAAVSSFGSFAIGAVLPLLPYLLGMSRLWVAMLLAFGGLFACGAIVSRVSSRSWWFSGLRQLLFGAVAAVVTFGLGALIGGHLG; translated from the coding sequence ATGAATCACCCTGACGTCTCTGTTCTCACCACCGACCCGACAACCGATAGCACCGAGGACGCCGCCACCGGATCCGGGGACTCCGGATCCGGGGACTCCGGATCCGGCCCGGCCGACCGTTCCCACCCGGCCTACCAGGGCCCGTCGATCCCCAAGAACCACCACCGCGACGTCAACGGCGGTTGGCTGCGGCCGGCCGTCTTCGGCGTCACCGACGGCCTGGTGTCCAACTTCTCGCTGATCGCCGGCATGGCCGGCGGCGACGCGGCGCACAAGACCATCGTCCTGACCGGGCTGGCCGGCCTGGTGGCCGGCGCCTGCTCGATGGCGGCCGGCGAGTTCATCTCGGTGGCCAGCCAGACCGAGGTCACCCAGGCCGAGATCGAGATGGAGCGGCTGGAGCTGGCCCGGCGCCCGGCCGCGGAGATGAGGGAGCTCGCCGAGTTCCTCACCGAGCGCGGCCTGGACCCCGACCTGGCCCTGGAGGCGGCGCGGCAGATCCACCGCGACCCGGACCAGGCGCTGATCGTGCACGTGCAGGAGGAGCTCGGGGTGGACCCGACCGACCTGCCGAGCCCGGTGGTGGCCGCGGTGTCCAGCTTCGGGTCGTTCGCGATCGGCGCGGTGCTGCCGCTGCTGCCGTACCTGCTGGGGATGAGCCGGCTGTGGGTGGCGATGCTGCTGGCCTTCGGCGGACTGTTCGCGTGCGGGGCGATAGTCTCGCGCGTGTCCTCCCGCTCGTGGTGGTTCTCCGGGCTGCGCCAGCTGCTGTTCGGCGCGGTCGCCGCCGTGGTGACCTTCGGACTTGGCGCGCTGATCGGCGGACATCTGGGTTGA
- the trpA gene encoding tryptophan synthase subunit alpha, which translates to MNRLQDVLKNARAENRAVLIGYLPAGYPSVDGSIDAMRAMVEGGCDIIEVGLPYSDPAMDGPVIQAAADQALARGVRTADVIRAAGAVADTGAAALIMSYWNPIEHYGVDRFAAELAAVGGSGVITPDLIPEEAGPWITATDAHGVSRVFLVAPSSTPERIALTAEACTGFVYAGAVMGVTGARDQVGHAARALVERTRQATDAPVCVGLGVSTGEQAAEIAAYADGVIVGSAFVRRLLDNRDPRKGVDAVRELAAELADGVRRGSKAR; encoded by the coding sequence GTGAACCGGCTCCAGGACGTGCTCAAGAACGCGCGGGCGGAGAACCGCGCGGTCCTCATCGGCTACCTGCCGGCGGGCTACCCGTCGGTGGACGGCTCCATCGACGCCATGCGCGCCATGGTCGAGGGCGGCTGCGACATCATCGAGGTCGGCCTGCCGTACTCCGACCCGGCGATGGACGGCCCGGTCATCCAGGCCGCCGCCGACCAGGCGCTGGCCCGCGGCGTGCGCACCGCGGACGTCATCCGGGCCGCCGGGGCGGTCGCCGACACCGGCGCGGCCGCGCTGATCATGTCGTACTGGAACCCGATCGAGCACTACGGCGTCGACCGCTTCGCCGCGGAGCTGGCCGCGGTCGGCGGCAGCGGCGTCATCACCCCGGACCTGATCCCCGAGGAGGCCGGCCCCTGGATCACCGCGACCGACGCGCACGGCGTCAGCCGGGTGTTCCTGGTCGCGCCGAGCTCCACGCCCGAGCGCATCGCGCTCACCGCCGAGGCCTGCACCGGCTTCGTCTACGCCGGCGCGGTCATGGGCGTCACCGGGGCCCGCGACCAGGTCGGGCACGCGGCCCGAGCCCTGGTCGAGCGGACCCGGCAGGCCACCGACGCCCCGGTCTGCGTCGGGCTCGGCGTCTCCACCGGCGAGCAGGCCGCCGAGATCGCCGCCTACGCGGACGGCGTGATCGTCGGCTCGGCGTTCGTGCGGCGGCTGCTGGACAACCGCGACCCGCGCAAGGGCGTCGACGCCGTCCGGGAGCTGGCGGCCGAGCTCGCCGACGGCGTCCGGCGGGGGAGCAAGGCGCGCTAG
- a CDS encoding PadR family transcriptional regulator, which produces MLPLAILGFLAEGPLHGYQLKDRITGLTGHVKPVSDGALYPAIARLEAKGHLERWTEPGTGAAPRQVLGLTEAGRAELARRLREPSEVEITDRNRYFTILAFLHRLEDPAAQAAVLRRRLAFLDAAGAGFFFDADGRPVKAEDAPTLFQRGMTQIARATARAEREWLHTAIAELDGAVGE; this is translated from the coding sequence ATGCTCCCGCTGGCCATCCTCGGCTTCCTCGCCGAAGGCCCCCTGCACGGCTACCAGCTCAAAGACCGCATCACCGGCCTCACCGGCCACGTCAAACCGGTCAGCGACGGTGCCCTCTACCCGGCCATCGCCCGCCTGGAGGCCAAGGGCCACCTCGAGCGCTGGACCGAGCCGGGCACCGGCGCCGCCCCGCGCCAGGTCCTGGGCCTCACCGAGGCCGGCCGGGCCGAGCTGGCCCGGCGCCTGCGCGAGCCCAGCGAGGTGGAGATCACCGACCGGAACCGCTACTTCACGATCCTGGCGTTCCTGCACCGGCTCGAGGACCCGGCCGCGCAGGCCGCGGTACTGCGCCGGCGGCTGGCGTTCCTCGACGCGGCCGGGGCCGGCTTCTTCTTCGACGCCGACGGCAGGCCGGTCAAGGCCGAGGACGCCCCGACGCTCTTTCAGCGCGGCATGACGCAGATCGCGCGGGCCACCGCGCGGGCCGAACGTGAGTGGTTGCACACCGCCATCGCGGAGTTGGATGGCGCAGTGGGGGAATAG